The DNA segment GAATCAAATTCCCTGAGGCAGAGGAATGGTTCAAAGTCTGGTCTCACTTATTCCAGGTCCAACACGAAAAGTCCTTGCAGATCTTAATACAGAACACTACCAGCTTAAGCTGTTGCCTGCACGCCCAGAAGGAGAAGCATAGATTCAGTGGGACTTACTGGGGACATCATGTTCACTGAGGACGCTGCAAAGATAGGCCACAACATTATGAATGTACAGGTGCTAACTGAGTCATTCAAATAAAACTTGTTACCACTAGACTGCAAATCAGGAGCATACCGTGTAGCTCATTTCTGGTCAGAGGATTGAGGGCTACCATTACAAACAACGATGCTACTTTTCACCTCTGATATTCTACCCACCTTCAATTCAAAGTATCACATTCCTCAGTGCAAGGTGCCTATGGTTATGCAGAATCTGTATCTATTCATTACTTTGTGCAGTCCCTAGCTTATTTATTCAACTCCTTTTTCTGATTCAGAATAAAGCAGCACAAGCATCAGGCAGCTCTGGCCAAGCTAGAAGCTAAAAGAGAAGGGGAACAAATACAGAGATTGAACCAACTGTACCAACTGGaaattcagagaagaaaagaaaaggaacaggaggaaaaagctgAACGCCAGAGGCAGCATCACGTAAGTAACACAAAAGCAGACAGTTTAAAATGCTTGTTTCACCTTGGCTGCTAGAGTGAAACAATAGCATTTGTGTATCTAAATGGGCCTACTGGTAACAGGTTTGCTGACAGCTTCCGTAGCACTGCATCCTATGCCTACACCtaccctgccagctgcaggccatgtctttcctttgtgcttttgAGAAAGGCCTCTTGGAGGCAGGTCCCTTCTCTTGTCTGAAGGGACATTGGTACCTGATGCTTTGACTGGTCTATGATTAAAAAAGTCTGCCATGGATATCAAGGAATATGCTTCTTGACCTGAGGACTGATTTAAGTCCATTTTTCATTGTTAGGAAGAGGGGAATGGCCTGAGACTGAACATAACAGTGTCTTTTTAACTTGACTTTCCCTTCCCTCTATGACTGAAGAAGTTTAGAAATTTAGTCaagagctgctgccttctctccatCTTTGAAGGCATCTCATTAAATGCCAGCTAGAAAAGCCTCAGACTGGTTGTGGCCAGCACACAAAAGACAGTtgttttttcacataaaaatatacaaaacttTTTAGCTATGATTTGGATTAAGCTCTTAGACTGGGATAGTTTTGGATGAGGTAGGCCAGGAGCAGCACAGTGTATGTGTTAGTGGGGGGTTGCGCAGTTCCATTCCTCTCAATGTCCCCCTTTCCCATCTGTGTGAATGGGAGCAAGGGATAACACTCACTGTGTTGCATAGCAATTTGTTTGTGTAATGGGCTAGAGAAGCAGCTGTTCAATACTCAGTTCCCCTTCTTCCTCATATCTACTATCACCTCTTCATGCACGTTTAATCAGGATGGCAGAAGTATGTGGCAGTACTAAGAATCCCTCTCCTCTGTCTTTGAAAGAAACATGAACAGAGACAACAGGGAGCGATTCTTTTAAGGTGCTACCCCAGCCCCAGATTTTCTAAACTTCACCTGTTATATAAGGACCATTTTGCCCACGCAGGAGCATGTAAGTGACcagaaaataatcaaagcaATAGAGGaacaaaaacaaatggaagaagATGATCGGATCAGAGctcattttaaagcaaaggaaACTATTGCCAAGCtcataaaagagaaagaagctgaaatgcGTAGGTAGGTACAAAGCTAGAGTATAAACtgtaaataaactaaaaattatATTGTAATAATTTTCAAATCTTTCAGACTGATGATGTAATACAACCCACAGTTATGCTAAAAATTAGATTCTACTGATGGGGAGAGTAGAGaattcaggaggaaaaggaaatacttttacAGGTTCCTTATGAGTAGGTGTGTCTAGGAGTGACCTCTCTGCCCTTCAAAGTACAAAGACTTACGGAAGTGCAAAGCTCTATACCAGCATGTTGGGAACAGTGGTTTTCCATATGGCCTGCCAAGCCTCCACCTCCTCAACAATTAAAGACAATTAAAATCCTTGATGAAAGTATTTTTGGACATAAGCTGTATTTCCCCGAGTCCCCTTCTTAACTAGGCACCTATATTAATCAATTACCTTGGGTTATTATTAAGGGAAGATTGTTTATGAATTTCACATTGAGGGTACGGCACAACTATACCATTGAACCAATCTAAGAGTTTCCTTCTCTTCCGGCTTCTGGTCAATACTCCCAATATTTCTCCCCTGATGGCAAGGCCAAGATGCTAGGCAAACTCCTCACCAAGAGATCCAGCTCATTATTGCAAGAGAAAACTAGTGTTACAAGAATACAGGGCACATTTATTTGCTAAATAagataactaaaaaaaaaaaaagaaaccagaaggaACACAAGGAGATCAAGGAGCTGAGTGGGTGGGCCAGCCTGTGTGGCAACAGTagagaaaaccagaagcagGACTGCTGAGTTTGGTAGCAGTAATGCTTCAGGTAGACCCAGGTGGTGGTGTTGTATGTTTTTGCAGACTAACACAGGAACGTCACGACAAGATCATTAGCCAATTATCTGTACAGATGAATGAGGCACTGAAGAGGGAAGATGATCATCTTGCTAGAGACAttgcaaagaaagaagctgaacatgaaaaaaaatgcaaagagaaagaagcaaaagaaaaggcagccatTGAATCTATTGCAGAACACAGGGCCACTGTGGTAAGAAATCTAGCCTGTTCTTATCCCTGCTTACTCCAGCCGAGGAGCCTGGCCCACATCAGAGCTGGTGGCTCCAGTGCCACACATCAGCATCATCTGCTGACATCTTTCATAGGGTGCTCTCCCACTTCCACGTTGGGTGCACATCTGCCTGGGCTTGGACACTGGCCAGCCACAATGACTCTGCTCATCAGAGCACTGatacagggctgcttctgctgaaacaTACGATTTCTAGCTTATCAGGCTAGCTCCTtggttaaatatttttgctgtattttgtaaaTTACAGATGAAGATGAAAgtagaaaaggagagagaagaaaaagcagagggtAAAAAAGAGCTTCATGCATTAATGGAAAAGAACCGCATCTACCTGGAAATGGAAGAAgccaagaaacaaaaacaacGTGATGCGAGCATTGAAGTACAGAAAATTCAGATGCAACAAATGGTAAATAGAAGAGCTGTACACTGTCAGCCccttcagaaagaaacacacaTCTAAATCAACAGCACTCGATCCTGCCTGAGAAGAAGAGAAGCagcttgctgtgttttgtttagggctttttgtttgttagttttggttttttttaattatgtatgCTCCACATATGCTGGTGTTAGGGACAGCCTCCTCCTAGAGCAGTGGTGCAAGTCAAGGCTAGTTTGTAATGACAGACGACATGCTGTCCTGTGCCATTATTTACTACTGCCCTCTTGTATCTTCTGGGCAGGTCACCAAAGAGCAGCAGCTAATGCTGCTGTTCACTCAGCTAGCTAATGTACCCTTTTTGTGGGGGTGTGGCAGGGGAGAGAAGTAGAAAGCAATGATATTTGCCAAGTATCCACTAACATCACTGGAGATCTCTATAAGCTTTTACCCTCTCTAGGTTTTAAGGGATAGTTATGTTGTGAAAGAAATACTAAGCTTTGTTATTCCCTTTTTTCCATCAGGCtgaaaagcaggcaaaaaaacagcaggaaaagcaagcagacTTGGACTATGATACTCTCAGAGAGGTTATTGCACTTTGTAAGGAGCATGAATTTCAGAGCTATGCAAAACAACTAATTGAATCGGAGTCCAAGGCTACACATCACATTTATCCTCTTCTCAAAGCATCCAAAGATGGAAGAGGACTTGGACACTGGCCATTTTccagaagaagagaaggaataaaaactCATTTTCAAGCACAGAAGGGTGCTGGGACACAGTTACCTTCTGTTAGCTGTACTACTGCCCAGGAAGttcaaaacacagaataacATTGAAACTATCCAGCgaggaaaggcagaagcagttttcaggtggttaaaaaaaaatatctttctgaaCCTTACAGGTGGAGTTAAGCTGTAAATGATCTACATCAAATATATACTTATAAGTCTGGAAGtccatttgaaaaaataaaccagaaacaGATTGCCAGAGAACTGGTTATATTCTCAAAAATCCCCAGTTTGTATTTCATGAAAGTTGTTTCATTAAACTTGAGACAGGAATGCATGATGTATAATTGACCATCAATGTAACCCATTCCAGCCAAAAGATCACTATGGCTATTATATGCTTATTATCCATTGTTCTAAAAATTCACTGTCCCGTTTTTTTCAGCCCGGGATATGAATTCCTAGTGCAAAAGGTTACATTTTTCACTAGCCTACTTCCAGTTAAGTATTCcccataacagaaaaaaaccagaaacaactTTACAGAATctacaggggaagaaaaaccaACTTAATACTTGTAGAAAGTTAGAAGTTATAGTACTGCAGTTTTTATAGCATTTTGCAACTACCTCTGTAATAAAAACATCATGCTATAAATTAGTTATATGAAAATATGAACATGATTTGATCACAGCCCTTAAAAGGTCACCTAGGGGGCAAACAGGTCCCAATATAGCTGTAAATAGCTACTACAAAAAGAACATGGCAACAAGAGACAACATAGTTGGACCGTTTGTTCAAAATCACTAACAGTGATTCAACCTGCGGTAATGAGATGCAGATCTAATATTGTTTCTCAAATTCCCGAGCTGACTTGCTCTCCAACACCCAAGTCACACACACCTCTCACTCCTTAAGCTTAGTTCCTTTGCTGAAATTTTACTAAAATGTTCTTGCTTTGTTGAGAGTTAGGGTTTCCTATGATGACTGCCTCCACCAGTAACCTGGGGTCTAAGCAGGGTAGCCTCCTGTTCTGGGGTACGCTGGAAACAAAGTCCAAGAAACCCGAGGCTTTGCTTTGTTGCACACAACTTTCTTTTCCAGCCCCCCAGCTACCCACCTCTGTCGGCCTAACTCTAGAAAAtgttctaaaaaaaccccacaaccaggAGAGTTTTATACCAAGGATGTTTGCCAATATTTTAGTCTGAAAAAATGGGGATTTTGTGTACTTTCGAGTTTCCGAGCCTGGTTTTCAATAGCAACGTGCTTTGAAGAAAGCGCAGAACTTTCAGCAAACACAAGGCCACCCCAGAGCCCAAGGCCCTCCTGGAAGCCCAGGGCCAAGCTGAACTGGTTTCACCTCCCCTGGAGCGTGAGACAGCTGGATGTAAGATGGATCTACTCCTTCCCATCACAGCTGTCACCTCCTCGAGGAGTGTCTTCCAGGCAGGGCAAAGGAGGAACTtctgggaggagggggaggcgCGACCTCCTCCGGCTCCAGGGCCGCCAAGGGCTTTCCTCTGGGACAACAAGTGCCCAGGGGCCACCCTTTCAGGTCAGGTGTCGGATAAAGGCGTTTCCAGCAGCCCCTGGTGGGCCGTGGCAGCGCAGAGCCAGGCCGAGCCGAGGGGCCAGGCCGGCGCGGCGCAGGCCTGAGGCAAACGGGCGGGAAGAAAAGCTGCCGCGGTGGGAGCGGacagaggcaggggaagggttACAGCCTCTTACCGGGAGCGGGCTCGCTACTGGGAAACGCGTATTTCACGAACCGGCTGCAGAGGAGGGCGGCTCCTGCCGGGCCGGGGCCTGTGCGGTGACCGCTGCCGCTCAGGCCTGCTCCGCCGCCCAGCGCGGGCCGTACCGGGAAAGGGCGCGGGCGCCGAAGccgccgagccgggccgggcctccCAGGCTGAGCGCGGGTGGTGCCCGCCGGCAGCtccccggggcggggcgggccgggccgctgTAGCCGCCGCGGCACAGCGCTCCCCGCCCTCCTGTTGCTGCTGGCGCCAACAGGCAGCGCTGTGCCCAcgaggggaggagaggggaggggagaggaggacgGCGGCCGCCGCCTTTGTTCCCTGTTCCGGCGCGGAGGAGCGAGCACCGGTGCAGCCGGGCTGTCGGTGAGGCACCGTCTCTCTTAGCAGACGTCGCCGCTTCCAGGCGaggcgggcgcggggccggcgaTGGACGGCGAGGAGCCGGGCGCCGCCCGCCgggaagcagagctggagcGCAGCCGTTACAGGGACCGCCGGGCCGTGGCCCAGGAGCAGCTGGCGCAGTGAGTGCGgcgggggcgggagcggggTCAGCGGGAGAGCCCTCCCTGCGGCCGCGGCCGCGCTGTCGGGGCCCGCCGATGAGGCGTccgccgggcggggcggggggtggcggGAGCAGGCCTCTGCCCAGGCCTCGGCCGGAGTTTGCCGTGCCGGGGGCTGCATGACTCGCTGCTTTAAACCGCTCTTCCTGATCATCCCCGCTCCGTGGTCGGGCCGCAGGTCTGTCACCTCACTTGCTGCTTCCCCAGAACTCCGTTCTGCTACTTCAGGAACGTCTCTTGCTGTCACCGGCTACGTCTGTCCCAATAAATTAAACAAGGTGCCTATGTTCTGGCTAGTGACTTGTCGCGCTGAGGCAAAATTCTGTTACAGCCGCTTCCCTCAGCCCAGAGTGACTCACACATAGGGGTGATGGCTGGCAGTGGCACCGCAGGCTGGCAGGGGCCCAGCCTGTGCGGGCAGCAGTTTGCTTTTGCACCCTGTGCTAGGCTTTGGGCAAAGGATTTGCACCTACCTTTTAAAAATCGCGCTTCCATTTTTGGTCTCTGACATTCTACTTTACTGTCAAAGTATCGGGATTTTTGCTGTTTAGGTACCTGCAGATGTGCAGAATCCATATCTGTGCAGTAGTTAATGCAGCCTTCAGCTTGTTTATTCAACTTCTTTCTCTGATTCAGAATAGAAGAGCACAAGCATCAGGCAGCTCTGGCCAAGCTAGAAGAtaagagagaaggggaaaaaatacagagattgAACCAATTGTACCAACTGGAaattcagagaggaaaagaaaaggaacaggagGGAAAAGCTGAACTCCAGAGGCAGCATCATGTAAGTAACACAAAAGCAGACAGTTCAAAACGTTTGTTGACCTAGGGTGCCAGGAGTGAAATAGCTGTGTTAGGCCCACAAATAAATGGGCCTATGACAACAGGAGGTCTGCTGACAGCTTCAGTAGCATTGGATCATATGCCTATCCTGGCAGTTGCAGGCCATGTctttcctttgtgcttttgAGAAAGGCCTCTTGGAAGTTATTTGGGTGACACCTGAATTTTGACTGGCCTATGATGGAAGATGTCTGCTACAGACAGCAAGGAGATTGGCCTTTACTTGAGAACTCCGTTTAGGTTCCAGGTACCTGCTCTCTTTTAAGCCCATTTTCCTTTGTTAGGAAGAGGGGATAGCCTGAGTCTGAACATGACAATATCTTTTCAACTAGTCTTTCCATTGTGATTGGAGATGACTAGAAGATTAGTCAAGACCTACTTACCACACCTACTGTTCCCATGCTTGCTTGAGCAGGGAGGCTGAAGTGGAAGTGCTGTGATGATTCATTGGCATGTGAGAGTAAGAGGAAAGAATTCCCACTGAAACCCTACTTGCTTTATTCCCCACATGCTCTTTCACACCCCAATTATATGAATTTTGCCCTATTTTCCCCAACTTTGTATATGCAATAAACCCTATATATACTTAAAACTGCCATTTCTGCCTGATTACAAAATACCTTGTACGTTACATTTTTATGGTTCTAAAGACTCTTACTGTTTGAGCCCTTCAGAGTTTGTGCTGCCTGAATGATACACAGGATGGGAGCAGTACAGTTGGAGCCAGTGGGGAAGTAGAGGAAAGAACAGAAGCTAAAGATACTGTGCTTGGGGCTGCAACCACATACTAATTTTACTTTTGTGGTAGTTTGTGTTAAGTAGGTCATGAGAATTCTCTTCCATCTCTGGGTTTCTATCTTCTTTGGCTTCTCCACTGACAGAACCAAAAAACTTTTATTATAGGTTAGGCCTGAAGTCtttgctagattttttttttcaagttcgTTTCCAAAATCTCATTCTacataaaaatagaagtaaTCTTCCACTTAAACAGGAGTATGtagctgaacagaaaataattaaagctgaagagaaggaaaaagaagatgaagacaATGATCGGATTAAGGCttatattaaaggaaaagaaatgatgGCTGATCTGACAAGAGAAAAAGTTGCAGAGACTAATAGGTGAGTCTGGCGCTATGGTTTTCAGCATTAAGATTCCAAAttgcaatttaattttgtgACAAATATTTCTATGACTTTTTATATCAGCAAAATCAGGACTTTGTGATGCAAGCAATTTTTCTGTAACTAAAACttgaaaaagaagtaaaaattcCAGAAAATATGCCTGCAAGTTCCCATAGTAATTGGTGCTGTTGGTGGTGGAAGTGGGATTTCTGTCTTTGTTAGGAGCAGTGCCTCCGGTAATCTGAGTGGATATCCTAGTATGTTATGGTAGCTTATGCTCTCCTGCAGGCTAATGCAGGAGCACAAGGACAAAGCTTTTGAACAACTAGCTGCACAGATGAATAAAGCATTTAAGATTGAAGATGATCGTCTTGCTAGAGGAGCTGCAGAGGTAGAAGATGAatatcaaattaaaaacaaagagaaagaagcaaaaaaaaaggctgcCATTGAATCTATCGCTGAACACAGAACCGCTGTGGTAAGAAACCAATCCTGTTCTGACTCCTCTTTCTGTCATATACCTGTACTTCTGAATACCTTTTAGAAACACCATCAATTCTAGCATAGTTGTCTTGAGTGAGACACAGGCAAGTTCTCACTTAGAAGCTGACTCTTGTATTTACCATCTATAGTTTCAGAACAAACTCCTTAAGAAAGATTCAAGTGGTGCATGTGATGATCCTCTCTCCAAAAAATGGTAATTTGTGCCAATATTTTCCAGACTTTGCACTGCATACTCCAGCTGAGGAGCCTGGCCCAGATCACATTTTTCCTGGGGTCCTCTCCCACTTCCGGGTTGGGTGCACATCTGCCTGGGCTTGGACACTGGCCAGCCACAATGACTCTGCTCATCAGAGCACTGatacagggctgcttctgctgaaacaTACGATTTCTAGCTTATCAGGCTAGCTCCTtggttaaatatttttgctgtattttgtaaaTTACAGATGAAGATGAAAgtagaaaaggagagagaagaaaaagcagaggatgaGAAGGATCGTAATCAGTGGATGACAGCAGATCACATCTacctggaaatggaaaaagccaagaaacaaaaacaacGTGATGCGAGCATTGAAGTACAGAAAATTCAGATGCAACAAATGGTAAATAGAAGAGCTGTACACTGTCAGCCccttcagaaagaaacacacaTCTAAACCCACAGTATTAGATCTTACGGGTGGGACAGGGAGAGAAGCAGCTTGCTATGGGTAtgatgtgtgtgttttatttgtggtggttttttttttttaatttgtatgcTCCACATATGCTGGTGCTGGGAACCAGCCTCTTC comes from the Falco peregrinus isolate bFalPer1 chromosome 8, bFalPer1.pri, whole genome shotgun sequence genome and includes:
- the CFAP210 gene encoding LOW QUALITY PROTEIN: cilia- and flagella- associated protein 210 (The sequence of the model RefSeq protein was modified relative to this genomic sequence to represent the inferred CDS: deleted 1 base in 1 codon), coding for MHLRSKAAVKDWPKTTVDLAQQKLKAQKLREEREKEERKLLDLEEEQFQAAKRKEAIDRAKKYLYYQNERVKQLHSALLLTEVLRERDAQVEFKKLKSGVHKKKGQEMEHERKEAIIREQEAHQRYLKEQALRRDQLEQIKQHKHQAALAKLEAKREGEQIQRLNQLYQLEIQRRKEKEQEEKAERQRQHHEHVSDQKIIKAIEEQKQMEEDDRIRAHFKAKETIAKLIKEKEAEMRRLTQERHDKIISQLSVQMNEALKREDDHLARDIAKKEAEHEKKCKEKEAKEKAAIESIAEHRATVMKMKVEKEREEKAEGKKELHALMEKNRIYLEMEEAKKQKQRDASIEVQKIQMQQMAEKQAKKQQEKQADLDYDTLREVIALCKEHEFQSYAKQLIESESKATHHIYPLLKASKDGRDLDTGHFPEEEKE
- the LOC106112493 gene encoding cilia- and flagella- associated protein 210-like, coding for MDGEEPGAARREAELERSRYRDRRAVAQEQLAQIEEHKHQAALAKLEDKREGEKIQRLNQLYQLEIQRGKEKEQEGKAELQRQHHEYVAEQKIIKAEEKEKEDEDNDRIKAYIKGKEMMADLTREKVAETNRLMQEHKDKAFEQLAAQMNKAFKIEDDRLARGAAEVEDEYQIKNKEKEAKKKAAIESIAEHRTAVMKMKVEKEREEKAEDEKDRNQWMTADHIYLEMEKAKKQKQRDASIEVQKIQMQQMAEKQAKKQQEKQADLDYDAQREAAFRKDRAFQR